From Triticum aestivum cultivar Chinese Spring chromosome 4A, IWGSC CS RefSeq v2.1, whole genome shotgun sequence, a single genomic window includes:
- the LOC123084862 gene encoding protein NETWORKED 1D (The sequence of the model RefSeq protein was modified relative to this genomic sequence to represent the inferred CDS: added 253 bases not found in genome assembly), which yields MATLVRHDSNNTRYSWLWVSHISPKNSKWLQENLTDMDMMVKAMIKLINEDADSFARRAEMYYKKRPELMKHVEEFYRAYRALAERYDQATGALRQAHRTISEEFPNQMPSMSEDSPSSSQEGEPRTPEMLTPLRAPFEPDDLHRDALGVSPPLFTVKRNGTHPDEIGSLSSRKGLKQFTDLFESCDSAHRVNFADGKVRKGLSFESPDAKGKQDASDDIMNLQNEISKLLAESQSLKQQVSSESQRADNSENECQSLKDIISCLISEKDKALVQYSESTKRLSALETELSKAHNELKKLSDHMDREVQNLNSAESCNNTMQSELETLGQKIMMQQQELAQNRKDLVDSKSKFESEIHSLRSTVSQINTEKDVALLQHQQCIEEVSDLESKLLKSQSEQEKIELKVQLLVQELEHKREEAGAIHTRLQDEHFNYMQKEAALLAMEDLHSQSQEEVKRLAQDLEYSNKKLSDLEAQLLFAQSETEKIASKAQILEQELVCKTEEVSILQSSLHKEGKKCMLAETTLLRVENLHLQSQEEAKTLAQNLETLSEKLSEAENDRLNLQNISRELKNTILEMDSEKNAMLLQQQQSLQRLSYLEAHLFDVQSDLDKNKEKVHLLEQELKHHKEVVDGLHNNLEEEGHKRMHAEAELRVVANLHSESQEEVGKLVMDLQKLNDELSEVQDSNLIVEDLLCELMNTISVLNTEKDAALLQLQLSLERVTDLKSEVSETQLEAEKTEEKLQVLEQEFAQKNVMVDFLQSSLQDEGKKRVEAETLLMSKENQYFQSQDEVNRLALENEALNRKLNEMENLSFELKNTILLLNSEKDATLLQHKQSLVKISDLESKFSVVQVELQNAEQKVQMLDKELEQKKEEFDSLQTSLKDEAQKNAEGETALLTITNLYSSSQEEVNRLALEINKLNRKLNEVENVSSELKNTILLLNTEKDTALLQHKQSLVRVSDLESQLSEMQAELENSEQKVQMLDDELEQKKEEVDSLQTSLKDEARKHAEGEAALLTITNLYSNSQEEVNRLAIEINKLNRKLNEVENVSLELKNTILLLNTEKDTTLLQHNQSLVRVSDLESKLSQVQAELENAEQKGQMLDKELKQKREEVDTLQTSLKNEARKNAEGEAALLTMTNLYSNSQEEVNRLAIEINKLNRKLNEVENVSSKLKNTILLLNTEKDTTLLQHKQSLVRVSDLESKLSQVQTELENTEQKGQMLDKELKQKREEVDTLQTSLKNEARKNAEGEAALLTITNLYSNSQEEVNRLALEINKLNRKLNEVENMSSELKNTILLLNTEKEAALLQHKQSLARVSDVESELSEVQAELENSEQKGQMLDKELKQKREEVDTLQTKLKDEAHKHIEAEASLLMMTNMHSQSQEEVSGLVLKIERLNDKLNEMESSKLDLESMISKHAEDNRILGEQNLSSELTISGLHDELDMLKEMKVNLENEVGLHIGDREVLQSQLTHQKKETEILEKQYCSLEHEMEAVNRSAAALQQLLEEKTCEAEKLSDECLMLKKSFSNAIVETEALKEIIKELEASQSSLKYDVCLHSSEKDALARELHILNKKYADISEQKSMLEISFSNVNSEIGELRMKLKDSEELSRSYLANNSALLAEKDNILVQLESATLAMKSLEDEHADLGGKNSSLLAEKDLLYSQLENLQDQVEIRNEQHEALLRLHQIQINDFEATVSSLQEKICHMGEVLDQELQECTDASISALILNSSLADVKDKNFALFDECQKFIKAAHSAEVVISRLKEEAKNEEEERKVLLKHNKELREGISQQIKILNVCKDLGRPGVIHDEIMLQTLSRETCNHVKHKEESEHRNVFMEAELSVLGTILTEIVIDFRDLHLQKCELEKEVEAGAAELLFTRNENHKLIELNEQMGQRLQQGSEKEETLIIELTNGMTRLMQKDDELHKADEKNQFLQETNQELWRVLRDLEASAEDAKGELEEKIAALTEQGAVRDNDYLLLCEANVALQGDVDTRRQKEESLVSTLEMVTKENEQHEREIVSLLSDMITCSVNVMIYEEHLLELMMECEALEIRMITEKGMLMKEISSRDAYVDELHRRIAAMGAETAELKAEMGRYLPLLASLSDQISMLEEGTHLLSDKEGNLELVQDDRRGSEFLDMPSGVLKLDSLIARVEALRVVILDVKDSQNKEFTEFAAKLESANIEIQDLKSRKGSCIRHKEQYMEDDRQKYDADNSKGKQAQIMKDIELDQVSTCPPYGSGAAVYPLGGDANAELDDEMLQLWETAEKDCKNGTAKSSSSEHDIQEVEEVKSQYTSFEIARGRDLGINRLEISTATLEPQQLWTKNVLEKLATDAQGLLIIQASIEEVKQKIEGTSKGKSPMSSEYSSIRAQLQEIEGSVLEQIGFNSSLTKKAENYPAFEVNADLEGYSSRRKISEQVQKGSEKVARLDLELQKIQYVLLKLEEEHEFKRVKVSEKRSRLLLRDYVYAKKDKNDAGQKKKSRVPFCGCVRPKTMTEP from the exons ATGGCGACATTAGTCCGTCATGACTCGAATAATACACGGTACTCATGGCTGTGGGTTAGCCATATCAGCCCTAAGAACTCCAAGTGGCTTCAGGAGAATCTTACTG ACATGGATATGATGGTCAAGGCGATGATAAAACTTATCAATGAAGATGCTGACTCTTTTGCAAGGAGAGCAGAAATGTACTATAAAAAACGCCCTGAGCTCATGAAACATGTGGAAGAGTTTTACAGAGCATACCGTGCCTTAGCAGAAAGGTACGATCAAGCAACTGGTGCACTCCGGCAGGCCCATCGGACAATTTCAGAAGAGTTTCCAAATCAGATGCCATCAATGTCTGAGGACTCGCCCTCCTCAAGCCAAGAAGGGGAGCCACGTACACCAGAAATGCTGACACCCTTGCGTGCACCTTTTGAACCTGATGATCTGCACAGGGATGCACTTGGTGTTTCACCACCGCTATTTACTGTCAAGAGGAATGGTACACACCCTGATGAAATAGGTTCTTTATCAAGTCGCAAAGGTCTCAAGCAGTTCACTGATTTGTTTGAAAGCTGTGATAGTGCCCATCGTGTCAATTTCGCTGATGGGAAAGTAAGAAAAGGCCTCAGTTTTGAAAGCCCAGATGCTAAAGGGAAACAAGATGCAAGTGATGATATCATGAATTTGCAAAATGAAATTTCCAAATTATTAGCAGAGAGCCAAAGTCTGAAGCAACAAGTTTCATCTGAGTCTCAGCGGGCAGACAATTCTGAGAATGAATGCCAAAGCCTTAAGGACATCATCTCATGTTTGATTTCTGAGAAAGACAAAGCCCTTGTGCAGTACAGCGAATCCACCAAAAGATTGTCTGCTTTAGAGACTGAGCTCTCTAAGGCACACAACGAACTCAAGAAACTCTCTGATCATATGGACAGGGAAGTTCAGAATCTAAACAGTGCCGAATCATGTAACAACACAATGCAATCCGAGCTTGAAACTCTGGGCCAGAAGATCATGATGcagcagcaagaacttgcacaaaaTAGAAAAGATCTGGTGGATTCAAAGAGTAAATTCGAGAGTGAGATCCACTCCCTGAGGAGCACTGTCTCACAAATAAATACTGAGAAAGATGTGGCTCTACTACAACATCAGCAGTGTATTGAGGAGGTTTCTGATCTGGAATCCAAGCTCTTGAAGTCACAATCAGAGCAGGAGAAGATTGAACTGAAGGTACAATTGCTGGTGCAAGAACTTGAACATAAGAGAGAAGAGGCTGGTGCCATACATACTCGGCTGCAGGATGAACACTTCAATTACATGCAAAAGGAAGCAGCTCTTCTTGCAATGGAAGACCTGCATTCCCAGTCTCAGGAAGAGGTTAAAAGGCTGGCACAAGATCTTGAATACTCCAACAAGAAATTGAGTGATTTGGAAGCTCAACTTCTGTTTGCACAATCAGAAACGGAGAAGATTGCAAGTAAAGCCCAGATACTGGAGCAAGAACTTGTATGCAAGACCGAGGAAGTCAGTATCCTTCAAAGTAGTTTGCACAAGGAAGGGAAGAAGTGCATGCTTGCTGAAACAACTCTTCTCAGAGTGGAGAACCTACATCTGCAGTCCCAGGAAGAAGCCAAGACACTAGCACAAAATCTTGAAACCTTAAGCGAGAAGCTTAGTGAGGCTGAAAATGATAGGTTGAATCTGCAGAACATTTCACGAGAACTCAAGAACACCATTTTGGAGATGGATTCTGAGAAAAATGCAATGCTACTTCAACAGCAGCAGTCCTTACAGAGACTTTCTTATTTAGAAGCACATCTTTTCGATGTACAGTCAGATCTGGATAAAAATAAGGAGAAAGTCCATTTGCTGGAACAAGAACTGAAACACCACAAAGAAGTGGTGGATGGCCTTCACAATAATTTGGAGGAGGAAGGCCATAAACGGATGCATGCCGAAGCAGAACTTAGGGTGGTGGCAAACCTGCATTCTGAATCTCAGGAAGAAGTGGGTAAGCTTGTTATGGATCTTCAAAAGTTAAACGATGAGTTAAGTGAAGTGCAGGACAGCAATCTGATTGTGGAGGACTTATTGTGTGAACTTATGAACACCATCTCTGTTTTGAATACCGAGAAAGATGCAGCACTTCTTCAACTGCAGCTGTCCTTAGAAAGAGTAACCGATCTGAAGTCAGAAGTCTCGGAGACACAGTTGGAGGCAGAGAAAACTGAGGAGAAGTTGCAGGTACTGGAGCAAGAATTTGCTCAGAAGAATGTCATGGTGGATTTTCTGCAGTCAAGTCTGCAAGATGAGGGCAAGAAACGTGTGGAAGCTGAGACATTGCTCATGTCAAAAGAGAATCAATACTTCCAATCACAGGACGAAGTAAATAGATTGGCCCTGGAGAATGAGGCACTGAACAGAAAGTTGAATGAGATGGAGAACCTGTCTTTCGAGCTTAAGAACACCATCTTGCTGCTGAATTCCGAGAAAGACGCAACTCTTCTTCAGCACAAGCAGTCCTTGGTAAAAATATCTGATCTGGAATCTAAGTTTTCAGTGGTGCAggttgaactgcagaatgctgaaCAAAAAGTGCAAATGCTTGATAAAGAACTTGAGCAGAAGAAAGAAGAGTTTGATAGCTTGCAGACTAGTCTGAAAGATGAAGCCCAAAAGAATGCTGAGGGTGAAACAGCTCTTCTCACGATAACTAATCTATATTCTAGTTCTCAAGAAGAAGTGAACAGGTTAGCACTTGAGATTAACAAGCTGAACAGAAAGTTGAATGAAGTGGAAAACGTGTCttccgagctcaagaacaccatcTTGCTGCTGAATACCGAAAAGGACACAGCTCTTCTTCAGCACAAGCAGTCCTTGGTGAGAGTATCTGATCTGGAATCTCAACTCTCTGAAATGCAGGCTGAACTAGAGAATTCTGAACAAAAAGTGCAAATGCTTGATGACGAACTCGAGCAGAAGAAAGAAGAGGTCGATAGCTTGCAGACTAGTCTGAAAGATGAAGCCCGAAAGCATGCTGAGGGTGAAGCAGCTCTTCTCACAATAACTAATTTATATTCTAATTCTCAGGAAGAAGTGAACAGGTTAGCCATTGAGATTAACAAGCTGAACAGAAAGTTGAATGAAGTGGAAAACGTGTCTTTGGAGCTCAAGAACACCATCTTGCTGCTGAATACCGAGAAGGACACAACTCTTCTTCAGCACAACCAGTCCTTGGTGAGAGTATCTGATCTGGAATCTAAACTCTCTCAAGTGCAGGCTGAACTAGAGAATGCTGAACAAAAAGGGCAAATG CTCTTCTTCAGCACAAGCAGTCCTTGGTGAGAGTATCTGATCTGGAATCTAAACTCTCTCAAGTGCAGACTGAACTAGAGAATACTGAACAAAAAGGGCAAATGCTTGATAAAGAACTCAAGCAGAAGAGAGAAGAGGTGGATACCTTGCAGACTAGTCTGAAAAATGAAGCCCGAAAGAATGCCGAGGGTGAAGCAGCTCTTCTCACAATAACTAATCTATATTCTAATTCTCAGGAAGAAGTGAACAGGTTAGCCCTTGAGATTAACAAGCTGAACAGAAAGTTGAATGAAGTGGAAAACATGTCTTCGGAGCTTAAGAACACCATTTTGCTGCTGAATACCGAAAAGGAAGCAGCTCTTCTTCAGCACAAGCAGTCCTTGGCGAGAGTATCTGATGTAGAATCTGAACTCTCTGAAGTGCAGGCTGAACTAGAGAATTCTGAACAAAAAGGGCAAATGCTTGATAAAGAACTCAAACAGAAGAGAGAAGAGGTGGATACCTTGCAGACTAAGCTGAAAGATGAAGCACATAAGCACATTGAAGCTGAAGCATCTCTTCTTATGATGACAAATATGCATTCTCAGTCTCAGGAAGAAGTCAGTGGGTTGGTTTTGAAGATCGAGAGGCTGAATGATAAATTGAATGAGATGGAGAGCAGTAAGTTGGACCTTGAGAGCATGATATCCAAGCATGCAGAGGACAACCGTATCCTTGGTGAACAAAATCTTTCTTCTGAATTAACTATCAGTGGCCTTCACGATGAACTGGACATGTTGAAGGAAATGAAAGTGAATCTAGAGAATGAAGTGGGGCTCCACATTGGTGACAGGGAGGTACTTCAAAGTCAACTGACCCATCAGAAGAAAGAGACAGAAATTCTGGAGAAGCAGTACTGTTCACTGGAACATGAGATGGAGGCAGTAAACAGAAGTGCAGCCGCACTCCAGCAGTTACTCGAGGAAAAAACATGTGAGGCGGAGAAGCTGTCAGACGAGTGTTTGATGTTGAAGAAATCATTTTCAAATGCAATTGTTGAAACTGAAGCCCTGAAGGAGATCATAAAAGAACTGGAAGCTTCACAAAGCTCTCTGAAATATGATGTTTGCTTGCATAGTTCTGAGAAGGATGCTCTGGCACGGGAACTACATATCCTCAATAAAAAATATGCTGATATTTCGGAGCAAAAGTCCATGTTGGAGATTTCATTCTCTAATGTGAATTCTGAGATAGGAGAACTGAGAATGAAGTTAAAAGATTCAGAAGAACTGTCCCGGTCTTATCTTGCCAATAACTCTGCTCTTCTTGCTGAAAAGGACAATATTCTGGTCCAG CTGGAGAGCGCTACACTGGCTATGAAATCTCTGGAGGATGAGCATGCTGATCTGGGAGGCAAGAACTCATCCTTGTTAGCAGAGAAAGACCTCTTATATAGTCAACTTGAGAATCTACAAGATCAGGTGGAAATTAGAAATGAACAGCATGAAGCTTTGCTCAGGTTGCACCAAATACAGATAAATGACTTTGAAGCGACAGTTTCTTCCCTGCAAGAGAAAATCTGTCATATGGGCGAGGTGCTTGATCAAGAGCTACAAGAATGTACAGATGCTTCTATCAGTGCATTGATCTTGAATAGTAGTTTGGCTGATGTTAAAGACAAAAACTTTGCTCTTTTTGATGAATGCCAGAAGTTCATAAAGGCTGCTCATTCTGCAGAGGTAGTAATATCACGGCTCAAGGAGGAAGCCAAaaatgaagaagaggagaggaaagtATTGCTGAAACACAATAAGGAACTAAGGGAGGGAATCTCACAGCAAATAAAGATCCTCAATGTCTGCAAGGACTTAGGACGTCCTGGTGTGATTCATGATGAAATTATGCTGCAGACTTTGTCTCGTGAAACTTGCAACCATGTAAAGCATAAAGAGGAGAGTGAACATAGAAATGTCTTCATGGAGGCTGAGCTATCTGTTCTTGGAACAATTCTTACAGAAATAGTCATTGACTTCAGAGATCTGCACTTGCAGAAGTGTGAACTTGAGAAAGAAGTGGAGGCAGGTGCAGCAGAATTGCTTTTTACGCGGAATGAAAATCACAAGCTTATTGAGCTGAATGAACAGATGGGGCAAAGGTTGCAGCAAGGTAGTGAAAAGGAGGAGACGTTGATCATTGAACTCACCAATGGCATGACACGGTTAATGCAGAAGGATGATGAGCTACACAAGGCAGATGAGAAGAACCAATTCTTGCAGGAGACAAACCAGGAATTGTGGAGAGTTCTCAGGGATCTTGAGGCTTCTGCTGAAGATGCAAAAGGTGAACTTGAGGAGAAAATCGCAGCGCTAACTGAACAAGGTGCTGTTAGGGATAATGATTATCTTCTTCTTTGCGAAGCTAACGTGGCGTTGCAAGGAGATGTTGACACTCGTAGGCAGAAGGAAGAGAGTTTGGTGTCTACACTTGAGATGGTGACAAAAGAGAATGAGCAACATGAAAGGGAAATTGTTTCACTCCTGAGTGATATGATAACTTGTTCGGTGAATGTCATGATCTATGAGGAACATCTACTTGAGCTGATGATGGAATGCGAGGCTCTTGAGATCAGAATGATCACTGAAAAGGGAATGCTAATGAAAGAAATCTCCTCAAGGGATGCTTATGTTGATGAGCTGCACAGAAGGATTGCCGCCATGGGAGCAGAAACTGCAGAACTGAAGGCAGAGATGGGCAGATATCTGCCACTTTTAGCATCTCTGTCGGATCAGATAAGCATGCTGGAAGAAGGCACCCATTTACTTTCAGATAAAGAAGGCAATTTG GAGCTTGTACAAGATGACAGACGTGGTTCAGAGTTCCTAGACATGCCATCAGGAGTTTTAAAGTTGGACAGCTTAATTGCAAGAGTTGAAGCACTCCGGGTTGTGATATTAGATGTCAAGGACAGCCAAAATAAGGAGTTTACTGAATTCGCTGCTAAATTGGAGTCGGCGAATATAGAAATTCAAGATCTTAAATCAAGAAAAGGTTCATGCATTAGGCACAAGGAACAATACATGGAGGATGATAGGCAGAAATATGACGCCGATAACTCCAAAGGGAAGCAAGCACAGATCATGAAAGATATCGAACTTGACCAGGTATCTACTTGCCCGCCATATGGCTCTGGAGCCGCTGTCTACCCTCTTGGTGGCGATGCAAATGCAGAGCTTGATGATGAGATGCTCCAGCTGTGGGAGACTGCTGAGAAGGATTGCAAGAATGGAACAGCCAAATCCTCATCATCTGAACATGACATACAAGAGGTGGAGGAGGTGAAGAGTCAGTACACTTCCTTTGAGATAGCAAGAGGAAGAGACCTAGGGATCAACAGGCTTGAGATATCGACAGCGACCCTGGAACCTCAGCAATTATGGACCAAAAATGTCCTTGAGAAGCTCGCCACCGATGCTCAGGGGCTGCTAATCATCCAGGCAAGCATCGAGGAAGTGAAGCAGAAAATCGAGGGAACTTCCAAGGGCAAATCTCCCATGAGCTCGGAGTACAGCAGCATTAGGGCTCAGCTGCAGGAGATCGAGGGCTCTGTCTTGGAACAGATAGGTTTCAACAGCAGTTTGACGAAGAAGGCCGAGAATTATCCTGCATTCGAGGTGAACGCCGACCTAGAGGGCTATTCCAGCAGAAGGAAGATCTCCGAGCAGGTGCAGAAAGGGTCGGAGAAGGTCGCGAGGCTGGACCTCGAGCTCCAGAAAATACAGTACGTGCTGCTGAAGCTCGAGGAGGAGCACGAGTTCAAGAGGGTCAAGGTCTCCGAGAAGCGTTCGCGGCTGCTCTTGAGGGACTACGTGTACGCAAAGAAGGACAAGAACGACGCCGGCCAGAAGAAGAAGAGTAGGGTGCCCTTCTGCGGCTGCGTGCGCCCCAAAACAATGACCGAGCCTTAA
- the LOC100415856 gene encoding sulfate transporter 3.1 — protein MGGSAAAGKSVDGGGRAAQRVPVPEARPFLDTFRANLKETFFPDDPFRAVVRERGFGRRAAAALRYFFPFLEWAPAYRLGTFKSDLIAGITIASLAIPQGISYAKLANLPPILGLYSSFVPPLVYAMMGSSKDLAVGTVAVASLLIASMLGAEVSATENPALYLHLAFTATFFAGVIQASLGILRLGFIVDFLSHAAIVGFMGGAATVVCLQQLKGMLGLEHFTTSTDLVSVMRSVFSQTHQWRWESVVLGCGFLFFLLVTRFFSKRQPRFFWVSAAAPLTSVILGSLLVYFTHAENHGVQIIGNLKKGLNPISVTNLQFTPPYMMLALKTGLITGVIALAEGIAVGRSFAMFKNYHIDGNKEMIAIGTMNILGSFTSCYLTTGPFSRSAVNYNAGCKTAMSNVVMSLAVMVTLLFLTPLFHYTPLVVLSAIIMSAMLGLIDFPAAVHLWHVDKVDFCVCAGAYLGVVFGSVEMGLVVAVAISVLRVLLFVARPRTTVLGNVPDTNVYRRMDQYTTARAVPGVLVLRVDSPIYFANSGYLRERFTRWIDEDDERTSAKGETGVQYVVLDMGAVGSIDTSGTSMLDELKKTLDRRGIQIVLANPGSEIMKKLDSSKVLELIGHEWIFPTVGEAVAECDFVLHSHKPGMVVDGASHENMV, from the exons ATGGGCGGCAGCGCGGCGGCTGGGAAGAGCGTGGACGGCGGGGGCAGGGCGGCGCAGAGGGTGCCGGTGCCGGAGGCGCGGCCGTTCCTGGACACGTTCCGGGCCAACCTCAAGGAGACCTTCTTCCCGGACGACCCGTTCCGCGCGGTGGTGCGGGAGCGGGGCTTCGGccggcgcgcggcggccgcgcTCCGCTACTTCTTCCCGTTCCTCGAGTGGGCGCCGGCATACAGGCTCGGCACCTTCAAGTCGGACCTCATCGCCGGCATCACCATTGCCAGCCTCGCCATCCCGCAGGGCATCAGCTACGCCAAGCTCGCCAACCTGCCGCCCATCCTCGGCCTCT ACTCGAGCTTCGTGCCGCCGCTGGTGTACGCGATGATGGGGAGCTCCAAGGACCTGGCGGTGGGGACGGTGGCGGTGGCGTCGCTGCTCATCGCCTCCATGCTGGGCGCCGAGGTGTCGGCCACGGAGAACCCGGCGCTCTACCTCCACCTGGCCTTCACGGCGACCTTCTTCGCCGGCGTCATCCAGGCCTCGCTCGGCATCCTCAG GCTGGGGTTCATCGTGGACTTCCTGTCGCACGCGGCGATCGTGGGGTTcatgggcggcgcggcgacggtggTGTGCCTGCAGCAGCTCAAGGGCATGCTGGGGCTGGAGCACTTCAccacctccaccgacctcgtctCCGTCATGCGCTCCGTCTTCTCCCAGACACACCAG TGGCGATGGGAGAGCGTGGTGCTCGGCTGcggcttcctcttcttcctcctcgtcaccCGCTTCTTC AGCAAGAGGCAGCCTAGGTTCTTCTGGGTATCCGCCGCCGCGCCATTGACGTCGGTCATCCTTGGGAGCCTCCTGGTCTACTTCACCCATGCTGAAAACCATGGCGTTCAAATT ATCGGTAATCTGAAGAAAGGCCTGAACCCAATCTCCGTCACAAACCTCCAGTTCACGCCGCCGTACATGATGCTCGCCCTCAAGACCGGCCTCATCACCGGCGTCATCGCCCTCGCC GAAGGGATCGCCGTCGGCCGGAGCTTCGCCATGTTCAAGAACTACCACATCGACGGCAACAAGGAGATGATCGCCATCGGGACGATGAACATCCTGGGGTCCTTCACCTCCTGCTACCTCACCACGGGGCCCTTCTCCCGGTCCGCCGTGAACTACAACGCCGGGTGCAAGACGGCCATGTCCAACGTGGTCATGTCGCTGGCGGTGATGGTGACGCTCCTCTTCCTCACGCCGCTCTTCCACTACACGCCGCTGGTGGTGCTGTCGGCGATCATCATGTCGGCGATGCTGGGGCTCATCGACTTCCCGGCCGCCGTGCACCTCTGGCACGTCGACAAGGTGGACTTCTGCGTCTGCGCGGGGGCCTACCTCGGCGTCGTCTTCGGCAGCGTCGAGATGGGGCTGGTGGTCGCCGTGGCCATCTCCGTGCTCCGGGTGCTGCTCTTCGTGGCCCGGCCGAGGACGACCGTGCTCGGCAACGTGCCGGACACCAACGTCTACCGGAGGATGGACCAGTACACGACGGCGCGGGCGGTGCCCGGCGTGCTCGTGCTGCGCGTGGACTCGCCCATCTACTTCGCCAACTCCGGCTACCTGCGCGAGAGGTTCACCCGGTGGATCGACGAGGACGATGAACGCACCAGCGCCAAGGGCGAGACCGGCGTGCAGTACGTCGTCCTCGACATGGGTG CTGTGGGCAGCATCGACACCAGCGGGACGAGCATGCTGGACGAGCTCAAGAAGACCCTGGACAGGAGGGGGATTCAG ATCGTGCTGGCGAACCCGGGGAGCGAGATCATGAAGAAGCTGGACAGCTCCAAGGTGCTGGAGCTCATCGGCCACGAGTGGATCTTCCCGACGGTGGGCGAGGCCGTGGCGGAGTGCGACTTCGTGCTGCACTCCCACAAGCCGGGCATGGTGGTGGACGGTGCCTCGCATGAGAACATGGTCTGA